The following is a genomic window from Balneolaceae bacterium.
TTTTGAATGGATACCAAGCCTGATTGATGCCTTCTGGGAAGGTCAGTTTGAGTAACATCACCTGTGATGATAGCACGGCTGTTGAAACCGATTCGAGTCAAAAACATCTTCATTTGTGTGTTGGTTGCATTTTGTGCCTCATCCAAAATCACAAATGCATTATTTAATGTGCGGCCTCTCATGTAAGCGAGTGGTGCAATTTCAATAATATTTTTTGCAAGCTGAAATTCGAGTTTATCAAACTCAATCATCTCTTCGAGAGCATCATAAAGCGGTCGCAAATATGGATCGATTTTTTCCTTCAAATCACCCGGCAGAAAACCAAGATTTTCTCCAGCCTCTACAGCGGGCCTGGCCAGAATGATCTTTTTTACCTTTCGCTCTTTCAGTGCTCGTACAGCCAACGCAACAGATGTGTATGTTTTGCCTGTACCGGCTGGACCAATAGCGAAAAGAATATCATTTTTTTCTGATGCTTTTACAATCGCGCGCTGACCGGGTGTTTTGGCCGAAATCGCTTCTCCTGTAAATGTATGGAGAATGGCATCACCGATATCGGGGTCATCGGGTGGCGACCATATTGGTGTATCTTCACCTTCCGATTTGTTTGCAAGTGCAAGAAGGGTTGAGAGATCGCTTTTCTGAATTCGCCCATTTCTCTTAGCAAGGCCAATCATCTCTTCCATAATCTCTTTTACAGTATCAACCTCAGATTCCGGACCCAAAATCTTTACTCTGTTTCCACGTGCAGTTATTTTGGTCGCAGGAAAAGCCCGGTCAAGTTGATTGAGATGTTCATCAGAAAAGCCAAGTAATACAACTGGCTCTATATCTTCAATGAAGAGTATTTCTTCCGAAATTTGCTGTGATGTATCGATAAATGCGGATGTTAAGTTAGACTATAAAGATAAGAAAGATTCAAGAAATGCTTAAACGACTCTGTCTGATCCTGAACGGGCATTTTGCAGTAATGTTGCTATACTTTTCGGGATATCTTCTGCTTTAAATACACTACTTCCCGCCACTAATACATCAACACCACTGGAAACCAGTTTTTGTGCATTTTTTGTTTTTACGCCGCCATCAACTTCTATCAAAAAGGACAATCCGATCTCTTCTCTCATCTGATATAATTTCCTGATTTTTTGATAACTGCTGTTAATAAATGATTGTCCACCAAATCCCGGGTTTACACTCATAATAAGAACAAGGTCTACATCAGCGAGAATTGGTTCCAGTAAATTAACTGATGTAGCCGGATTTATCACAACACCGGCCATGCATCCGTTATTTTTTATATTTTCAATACTTCTATGCAGATGCGGGCAGGTTTCATAGTGAACCGAAATCAAGTCGGCTCCGGCATCAGCAAAATCGTCAATGTATTGATCGGGTTTTTCAATCATTAGGTGAACATCGAGAAACAGATCAGGTGCAATGTCTCTGACAGTTTCCACAACTCCGGGCCCAAAACTTATATTTGGAACAAAGTGCCCATCCATAATATCGCAATGGATCCACTGTATTCCTTCATCTGTACAGGATTGAATCTGTTCTTCCAACCGGGAAAAATCGGCTGCAAGTATAGAGGGAGCTAATACCGGTAGGCCAACGTTCATTGTTTCAGATTTTAGGGGTTTTGGTTCTGTTGATTTACAGATGTAGAATCATCAATTATCGCGCCCGATTCAACTTCTTCGCGGGCGTCAAAACGTTCTGCAACAATTAATTGAAGCGATTCTCCTTCTGTCAGGTTCTCCTCGTCAGGACTAAATGAGATAACAGTGTTAGGAGTGTATTCACGGCTTGGTTGAAACCGAACTTCACCCACCCGAAGGCCCGCTTTGGTGATGGTTTGCTGAGCTTCAGAAAGCCTTAAACCAACTACGTCAGGCACTTCAACAATTCGAGAACCCAAACCATCACTTACTGCAAGATTAACTACAGTGCCTCGGGATACAGTATCTCCGGCAGCCACTGACTGACGTAATATAGTATTTCTAAAGCGGGAAGATTCATAACTTTTTGTTCCGACGGTTAACCCGTGATTTTCCAGTTGAATTTCTGCATTTCTGAGAGACATATTTACTACATCAGGAACAACAGTTTGAGGAGTGGTAGCAGTATTTACCGTTAGATATACTTTTCTGTTAGGCTTTACGATTTGCTGGGCAGACGGCGATTGATCTATGATAAAATCTGCCGGATAAGCTGAGTTGGCTCTGCGGTCGAGTACTTCATGACGTAAACCGTAGTCGTTAAGGAGAGTGGTGGCCTCTTCGAGTGATATTTTTGTTACATCGGGGACGGTGATGCCTTCCTTGTAATTGGTATAAGAGGGCATGATTATAAAATCGAGTAGTAATGCAAAGATAATCCCAAAAATAATGACACCTGCCAATGAGATATATAATCTACGGTCTGTTAAAGTAGATTTTAAAAAATGTTTAATGCGACTCATACCGTCTATTTAGAAACTGTATGTAAGTTGGATCTGTTTTCCAGGCATAATGCTTGAAGTAGCTTCCAATCTATTTTGTTTCATTTTGAATGTAAAATAAGCATCGAACGCAGAAAGAACATGATTAGCAATTAAAATAGATAAGAAGGTGTTACTTGTTCTGTAATCAGAATTAAACTGTTTGGCCATCTGTGCCGCCTCATAGAAAAAAGGACTGGCATAAGAACCACCTCTGTCTATCACAAATCTCTCATTGTAAAATGTTCCTGTATGTCCAATATTGTCGTGAAAATTATTATAATCTTTCCAGCCGGCCTGGTATTGGTAGTATTTTGAAATGAGCTCATAATACTGCTGACTTCCATATTCGGGCAACGTGTGCGAAAAATTATTCGTCCTGTTTTGATCGGACGTGACATATGGCGTATCCCGTTCAACCTGTCGCAGAAGATCAATGTTCACTTCATTCCAATCTTTATTCACATTAAATGAAGCTTCAGTATTTCCAAGCATCTGTCTGAGGTCATCAATGTGAGGATTATCCAATCCATTTTGTTCATGATACTGAACAAGCCAGTTGGAATACTGAACCACACTCCAGTTCCTGTTGGCATATTTTTCGTAATCTCTTTCGCCTATTCTCGCATCGTTTCTATTATCAACAAACAGGTAAACGGAGGTGGCTTCGATAGCAAAAAATAGTCCTGCTTTCCACCAGCTCCTGTTTTTAATCTGGCCTGAACCCGGAATGATTAACGAACTGAAAAATGATTGGAATATATTTCCATTACGAATAGCATATTCCTCCTGGTAATTAAGAGTTGAAGATTCACGCATAAGGACAGGAGTTATCAAATGATAGTTTTCTTGTCCACTCTGAAAATTCTTAATAACCGGTGATGATACATTGGCCGAAATTTCTTCTTGACCGTGAACAGAAAGTGGTATTAAAAAGAAAAGTGTGCCTATAAATAAAAATTTCACAACGAATTGAAATCAAAAGTTAAACCAAAGTAAAAGAGCAACTCTTTGCCGTAGGTAATGGAATTCTGCGATGATGAAGTTATAAATTGCTCTGGTAATGTAACGTTAAATCGATTGAAACCATACGTAGTAGTCGCAAAAAATTTTAACGGGAAAATATAATAACTATTTAAGGCAAACCTTAATTCTGCACCTATTCCTGTTTTCAGATTGTCTCCAATATTTAAAGGACCACCCCAGCCATTACCTGCTTCAAGAAATATATTAGCATACATTTTGTCGAGCGTGTAGGCGCCAATTTGTTGATTGATATTCCTTTTAAGAGGTGTGAGAATGGAAAATCGTCCCCAAATTGTACGTTGCCCTCCAATGGCAAAATATGGATAAGATTTCATTCCGGTTAAACCTCCTGTATAATCCAGGTAAAAATAATCTTCGGGATTGCTGAAATAACTAAATATTCTGGAAGTAAGTAATCCATTGACGTTACCCGTAATTTCACCTCCAAGCTGGCTTTTTAATTCCAGTGAATAGTTGGTTGTTTGATCATAAATGGGAGATAATGTGCCCTCTTCAATTTCAAATTCTTGTAGTAAGCGCCCGTTATCTAATTGGAATGTTGCACTGGCACGGGCTCCTTCAGGGGCGATGTCTGAATGCCGTGTGGGCATAATGGTATTGACAATATATGAGACTGAATATGATGTCCCTTTGAAATATTCTGTGGTCGATCCCGGGATAAACTCATTGATTTCATCGGAGAAGAAACCGTCTGTTGCAACACTGTAAGGAGAATAGGAAGCTCCCAGTTCCAGCAGACTCCACCGGTTTAATTTACTTCTCAGATACAAGTTTGCTTCCCAAACGTTATACCGAATATCAATTGATTTTTGAGATGGCAGACATGAGGTACATGGGAATTCTTCAATTGATGCGCCATTGCTAACATTTCGTTTTAGATTATAGAGTTCTACACTAACTGTTGGGGACCAACTTCTTTTTATGAAAGGAATGCCCTGGTGATCAATGATGAAAAACAGGTCGCGGTCCAGGTTGTTAAGCCGGTTTGGAGAGAAGAAATCAGCAAAACTATCGGTTCCAGTAGATCCCAATCCGAAGAGAGCACCCGCAAAAATACTGAGTCGTTCAGTAACATCACGAGATGTAAAATAAGCTCCCGTTTTTATGTCTCGAATAAGATTTTTGCCAAGATTACCAAATTTTCCATTCGCAATAAGCCTTGAGTTACTGCCTTTAAGCTTGGAATAGTTGTCAAAACGGATAACAGGTATGACACTTAAACCTGTGGTTGTTTGGCTGTATGGCCTCCATAGAAAAGATTCTTCATCATTCTCCACGGTCAATGTAATCTCTTCTTCCACATTGCCAAGAGTTCTCAAAGAATCGTGCATCGTTGTGAAATGTTGAGCATTATAAAAACGCTCTTTCTCATCAAGCTGGTTTTTGGAGAGCATTTTTTGTGGATACTGAGCATTCCCGTACAATTCGTTCGCATCTTCAGGATGCTTGAATTCAGGAAGTTTCATCGCAGAAATTTTGTAACCATCTGCTTTGTATTCGGAGAAGAAAAGGGAATCTCCTGTTGCAAAGGGCATAAAC
Proteins encoded in this region:
- a CDS encoding PhoH family protein yields the protein MGPESEVDTVKEIMEEMIGLAKRNGRIQKSDLSTLLALANKSEGEDTPIWSPPDDPDIGDAILHTFTGEAISAKTPGQRAIVKASEKNDILFAIGPAGTGKTYTSVALAVRALKERKVKKIILARPAVEAGENLGFLPGDLKEKIDPYLRPLYDALEEMIEFDKLEFQLAKNIIEIAPLAYMRGRTLNNAFVILDEAQNATNTQMKMFLTRIGFNSRAIITGDVTQTDLPRRHQSGLVSIQKILQDIDGISFVYLDQNDVVRHKLVRDIIDAYEKFENKENE
- the rpe gene encoding ribulose-phosphate 3-epimerase; translated protein: MNVGLPVLAPSILAADFSRLEEQIQSCTDEGIQWIHCDIMDGHFVPNISFGPGVVETVRDIAPDLFLDVHLMIEKPDQYIDDFADAGADLISVHYETCPHLHRSIENIKNNGCMAGVVINPATSVNLLEPILADVDLVLIMSVNPGFGGQSFINSSYQKIRKLYQMREEIGLSFLIEVDGGVKTKNAQKLVSSGVDVLVAGSSVFKAEDIPKSIATLLQNARSGSDRVV
- a CDS encoding PASTA domain-containing protein, translated to MSRIKHFLKSTLTDRRLYISLAGVIIFGIIFALLLDFIIMPSYTNYKEGITVPDVTKISLEEATTLLNDYGLRHEVLDRRANSAYPADFIIDQSPSAQQIVKPNRKVYLTVNTATTPQTVVPDVVNMSLRNAEIQLENHGLTVGTKSYESSRFRNTILRQSVAAGDTVSRGTVVNLAVSDGLGSRIVEVPDVVGLRLSEAQQTITKAGLRVGEVRFQPSREYTPNTVISFSPDEENLTEGESLQLIVAERFDAREEVESGAIIDDSTSVNQQNQNP
- a CDS encoding DUF5683 domain-containing protein, which produces MKFLFIGTLFFLIPLSVHGQEEISANVSSPVIKNFQSGQENYHLITPVLMRESSTLNYQEEYAIRNGNIFQSFFSSLIIPGSGQIKNRSWWKAGLFFAIEATSVYLFVDNRNDARIGERDYEKYANRNWSVVQYSNWLVQYHEQNGLDNPHIDDLRQMLGNTEASFNVNKDWNEVNIDLLRQVERDTPYVTSDQNRTNNFSHTLPEYGSQQYYELISKYYQYQAGWKDYNNFHDNIGHTGTFYNERFVIDRGGSYASPFFYEAAQMAKQFNSDYRTSNTFLSILIANHVLSAFDAYFTFKMKQNRLEATSSIMPGKQIQLTYSF